In the genome of Chryseobacterium arthrosphaerae, one region contains:
- a CDS encoding DinB family protein produces MTTTVTATKQFMTTDQLLKDWQGHRNLTRRVIEAFPEKELFEFSVGGMRPFAKLAVELISIGGPALKGIVEGNMEGYTEEGFNPKTKEEILKKWDEETEVINHYFNQISEERFQETFNLFGQYEFPVYENVLYFIDNEIHHRGQGYVYLRALGIEPPFFWERF; encoded by the coding sequence ATGACAACTACAGTAACAGCTACAAAACAATTCATGACCACTGATCAATTATTAAAAGACTGGCAGGGACACAGAAATTTGACAAGAAGAGTGATTGAAGCTTTTCCTGAGAAAGAATTATTTGAATTTTCAGTGGGCGGTATGAGACCTTTTGCAAAACTGGCAGTAGAGCTGATCAGCATCGGCGGTCCTGCATTAAAAGGAATTGTAGAGGGAAATATGGAAGGATATACCGAAGAAGGGTTTAATCCGAAAACAAAAGAAGAGATCTTAAAAAAGTGGGATGAAGAAACAGAAGTAATCAATCACTATTTTAATCAGATCTCTGAAGAGCGTTTCCAGGAAACTTTCAACCTGTTCGGTCAGTATGAATTCCCGGTGTATGAAAATGTTCTTTATTTTATAGACAACGAGATCCACCACCGTGGCCAGGGATATGTGTATCTGCGGGCTTTAGGAATTGAACCGCCTTTCTTCTGGGAAAGATTTTAA
- a CDS encoding helix-turn-helix transcriptional regulator: MNDHYLKKLDRVTAILTQLQSKPVVRAQDLAEKFDVSIRTIYRDVKTLENAGIPIVGEAGNGYSLMDGYKLPPIMFTKEEVLSFITAEKLMQKFSHQSLGNHYQAAMEKVRSVLRYSDKNLIQNIEKQIDVFTAHSSPGDSLKNVIPIILESIAEKTQLNIEYQTVDGRVTNRTIEAVGIFFEFNFWYIMAYCILRKDFRQFRVDRIQQISKTQTPFLQEYGQINDYRKSHGNKVKAKLLVDKKIMGHLVNSKRYYGLVEEVETEHGVELTFETEWMTDGFPRWLITFADYATVLEPESLRSRLNELLVKMTERHQ; encoded by the coding sequence ATGAACGACCACTATCTTAAAAAATTGGACCGGGTAACGGCAATTCTTACCCAGCTTCAGTCTAAACCTGTTGTGAGGGCACAGGATCTGGCTGAAAAATTTGATGTGAGCATCAGAACCATTTACCGTGATGTGAAAACCCTGGAAAACGCAGGCATTCCTATTGTAGGAGAAGCAGGGAATGGTTATTCTTTAATGGATGGTTATAAACTTCCACCCATTATGTTTACCAAAGAAGAAGTACTGAGTTTCATTACTGCGGAAAAACTGATGCAGAAATTTTCGCATCAAAGTTTAGGAAACCATTATCAGGCGGCTATGGAGAAAGTCCGTTCAGTATTGAGGTATTCAGATAAAAATCTGATTCAGAATATCGAAAAACAGATTGATGTTTTCACCGCCCATTCCAGTCCGGGAGATTCTCTGAAAAATGTTATTCCCATTATCCTGGAAAGTATCGCAGAGAAAACCCAGCTGAATATAGAATACCAGACCGTAGATGGCAGAGTGACCAACAGAACCATAGAAGCGGTGGGAATTTTCTTTGAGTTCAATTTCTGGTATATTATGGCATATTGTATCCTGAGAAAAGATTTCAGGCAATTCAGGGTTGACAGAATTCAGCAGATCTCCAAAACGCAAACTCCTTTTTTACAGGAATACGGTCAGATCAATGATTATAGAAAATCACATGGAAATAAAGTTAAGGCTAAACTTCTGGTCGACAAAAAAATCATGGGGCACCTGGTAAACTCTAAAAGATATTATGGCCTGGTAGAAGAAGTGGAAACAGAACATGGCGTAGAGCTGACCTTTGAAACGGAATGGATGACAGACGGATTTCCGCGCTGGCTGATTACTTTTGCAGATTATGCCACAGTGCTGGAGCCGGAAAGTCTTCGCTCCAGACTCAATGAATTGCTTGTCAAAATGACGGAAAGACATCAATAA
- a CDS encoding ABC transporter ATP-binding protein — MIYGTLFLTFLGALAAQVNPIVLKYTVDEVTKLTHLPHPMTEGIHILIVISIILLGKELLNIFINFGQKFYGEKIRINVSSVLAQSAIDKILTYKVAYFNDENHESGKLQIRIDRGIESLTKLVQNFFIDILPLFSNAIIALIIMYMQNVYVGAVSTIIVPIYFYISSLQAKKLSGVRRQLRNQREKKTSGLLNLINSIMVIKSFVREKFEGKKQYDLQMQLMESQMFTRKTNFIYDGLKTFIEQFGVVLIILLTVYLVLDQQMTIGAIMLHIMLFNNVSAPIRQLHRIYDDMNDAMIYAEGYFDILNADDETEPNGNFVEKAIRGTFELKNVDFTYPNGTKALHHVSMKIENGKTTALVGLSGAGKSTVINLLCKFYLPDSGEILLDDVNLNDYNNTFLRSDLGLVLQRNHIFQGSIEDNIRYGDMNAGFEQIEEAAKKAYLHDQIMDLPDGYKHDATQLSGGQQQRIAIARLFLKDPPIIFLDEPTASLDAIATEQIKNSLDAIKQGRTVIIISHSLSQILDSDTIYVMKKGRVVENGTHDELYNKDGTYREIFDASARSLNLDKLVNTYKEN; from the coding sequence ATGATCTATGGAACGCTGTTTCTTACTTTTTTAGGAGCACTTGCTGCCCAGGTGAACCCTATTGTATTGAAGTATACCGTAGATGAGGTGACCAAGCTTACCCATCTTCCGCATCCGATGACAGAAGGTATTCATATCCTGATTGTTATTTCCATTATTTTACTGGGAAAAGAATTGTTGAATATCTTTATCAATTTCGGACAGAAATTTTATGGGGAAAAGATCAGGATCAATGTAAGTTCAGTTTTGGCACAGTCTGCTATTGATAAGATTCTGACGTACAAAGTAGCTTATTTTAATGATGAAAATCATGAATCCGGAAAATTACAGATCAGAATAGACCGTGGGATTGAAAGCCTTACCAAGCTGGTCCAGAATTTTTTTATTGATATTCTGCCCCTGTTTTCCAATGCCATTATTGCCCTGATCATTATGTACATGCAGAATGTGTACGTGGGGGCTGTTTCTACGATTATTGTTCCTATTTATTTTTACATAAGCTCTTTGCAGGCCAAAAAACTGAGCGGAGTACGCAGACAGCTTAGAAATCAACGGGAGAAAAAAACTTCAGGGCTGTTGAATCTGATCAACTCTATTATGGTGATCAAGAGTTTTGTCCGTGAAAAATTTGAAGGTAAAAAACAGTATGACCTTCAGATGCAGCTGATGGAAAGCCAGATGTTCACCAGAAAGACCAATTTTATTTACGACGGATTAAAGACATTTATTGAACAGTTCGGAGTGGTTCTGATCATTCTTCTGACCGTTTATCTGGTGCTGGATCAGCAAATGACCATTGGAGCGATTATGCTTCATATTATGCTGTTCAACAATGTTTCGGCACCTATCCGCCAGCTGCACAGGATTTATGATGATATGAATGATGCGATGATCTATGCAGAAGGGTATTTTGATATTTTAAATGCTGATGATGAAACCGAGCCGAACGGGAATTTTGTAGAAAAAGCGATCAGGGGAACCTTTGAACTGAAAAATGTAGATTTTACCTATCCCAATGGTACAAAAGCGCTTCATCATGTTTCTATGAAAATTGAGAACGGAAAGACAACTGCTTTGGTAGGGCTGAGCGGAGCGGGTAAATCAACGGTGATTAATCTTTTATGTAAATTTTATCTTCCGGATTCCGGAGAAATTTTACTTGACGATGTGAATCTTAATGATTATAACAATACCTTTCTGAGAAGTGACTTGGGACTGGTGCTGCAGCGTAATCACATCTTTCAGGGAAGCATTGAAGATAATATCCGCTATGGAGATATGAATGCAGGTTTTGAGCAAATAGAGGAAGCCGCTAAAAAAGCCTATCTGCATGATCAGATCATGGACCTTCCTGATGGCTATAAACATGATGCAACCCAGCTTTCGGGTGGTCAGCAGCAGAGAATTGCCATCGCAAGACTGTTTTTGAAAGATCCGCCGATTATCTTTCTGGATGAGCCTACAGCGAGCCTGGACGCCATTGCCACAGAGCAGATCAAAAACTCTCTGGATGCTATAAAACAGGGGCGAACCGTTATCATTATTTCCCATTCTTTATCCCAGATCTTAGATTCGGATACCATCTATGTGATGAAAAAAGGAAGAGTAGTGGAAAACGGAACCCATGATGAGCTTTACAATAAAGACGGAACGTACCGTGAAATTTTTGATGCATCTGCCCGCAGTTTAAATCTGGATAAACTGGTGAATACCTATAAAGAAAATTGA
- a CDS encoding DKNYY domain-containing protein gives MRCFLLILSFVFSIKTYAQKTDSIKAPVINPDLVFEEKPRLAPYTYLINDHSLVYQKDRRTRKVIKADTKSFTFSRNSSEAGMAKNKDGVFVNGDFVKTDTLGYQYLGFTNDGTFWRTQKAIYKNLTELKNFKASEFIPLKDSKGNFADKGYYQYNNKVYYYDQLTNIDIHTVILQEWERCYDKNGIYERGEKLLFEGEPLQYLSPHFHRVKNKLVMNDSYHTVIPDGDADSFVQLGEHYSKDKNHVYFDKRILNGADIPSFGSVSGYFAKDKDHVYHEDDVLKDADAASFVHLEGPYFKDKNHIYCSDSILPVDIADADKLKIWSADGHHITSPLITDGKNIFLYNTLLEGTQLDIPSFGVVSKQPLYYDKNGIYEIHYTQRSERYFLKKIPFHYTVSPDNSNVFISDKINEYLFYNDQAYNRTTGFFENLTQEQIDLTRRREKDLVRINGAVRLKTIYSMLLGQTGNKIYWGNEETSADPETFEKMTGTYAYYKDKNNVYLYSYGDGLITLKGVDPGSVRLFNGFLADKDYIYTHNFRIIKSENVELLAVYEGSWPMCGVGNPVSSTAYLLKNSEGYWLALISNKSVDVNQIKATDPALKKFLGIK, from the coding sequence ATGAGGTGTTTTCTACTTATTTTATCTTTTGTTTTTTCAATAAAGACATATGCTCAGAAAACCGATTCCATAAAGGCTCCGGTTATTAATCCTGATTTAGTGTTTGAAGAGAAACCTAGGCTGGCTCCTTACACCTATTTGATCAATGACCATTCTCTTGTTTATCAAAAAGACAGAAGAACCAGAAAGGTGATCAAAGCTGATACGAAATCATTTACATTTTCCAGGAACAGCAGTGAAGCAGGGATGGCTAAAAATAAAGACGGAGTCTTTGTGAATGGTGATTTTGTGAAAACAGATACATTAGGCTATCAATACCTTGGATTTACAAATGATGGTACTTTCTGGCGTACCCAAAAAGCCATTTATAAAAACCTTACTGAGCTTAAAAATTTTAAAGCTTCAGAATTTATCCCTCTTAAAGATTCTAAAGGTAATTTTGCCGATAAAGGATATTACCAGTATAATAACAAGGTATATTACTATGATCAGTTAACCAATATTGATATTCATACGGTTATACTTCAGGAATGGGAGCGGTGTTATGATAAAAACGGGATCTATGAACGGGGAGAGAAACTTCTTTTTGAAGGAGAGCCTCTGCAGTACCTCAGTCCTCATTTCCATAGGGTGAAGAATAAGCTTGTGATGAATGATTCTTACCATACAGTCATTCCGGATGGCGATGCCGACTCTTTTGTTCAGCTCGGAGAGCATTATTCCAAAGATAAAAACCATGTTTATTTTGATAAAAGGATTTTAAACGGTGCAGATATACCTTCATTTGGAAGTGTATCAGGTTATTTTGCCAAAGATAAGGATCATGTGTATCATGAGGATGATGTTTTAAAAGATGCAGATGCGGCTTCATTTGTGCATTTGGAAGGCCCGTATTTTAAAGATAAAAATCATATTTACTGCAGTGATAGTATTCTGCCTGTTGACATTGCAGATGCGGACAAATTGAAGATATGGAGTGCTGATGGTCATCATATAACCAGCCCTCTGATTACAGATGGTAAGAATATCTTTTTGTATAACACTTTATTGGAGGGCACTCAACTGGATATTCCGAGTTTTGGAGTGGTCAGTAAGCAACCGCTTTACTATGATAAAAATGGAATTTATGAAATACATTATACGCAGAGATCCGAGAGATATTTTCTTAAAAAGATTCCATTTCATTATACCGTCTCTCCGGATAACAGCAATGTGTTTATAAGTGATAAAATAAATGAGTACCTTTTCTATAATGATCAGGCATATAATAGAACTACAGGCTTTTTTGAAAACCTGACTCAGGAACAGATTGATCTGACCAGAAGGCGGGAGAAGGATCTTGTCAGAATTAATGGTGCTGTCCGGTTGAAAACGATTTACAGTATGTTGTTAGGGCAAACCGGTAACAAAATATATTGGGGAAATGAAGAAACGTCAGCAGATCCGGAAACCTTTGAAAAAATGACAGGCACCTATGCTTATTATAAAGATAAAAATAATGTATACCTCTATTCTTACGGTGACGGGCTGATTACTCTAAAAGGAGTAGATCCGGGATCTGTACGGTTGTTTAATGGGTTTTTAGCGGATAAGGATTATATTTATACCCATAACTTCAGAATCATCAAAAGTGAAAATGTAGAGCTTCTTGCCGTATATGAAGGCTCATGGCCAATGTGTGGCGTAGGGAATCCGGTTTCGTCAACAGCGTATCTTTTAAAAAACAGTGAAGGATACTGGCTGGCATTAATCTCAAATAAAAGTGTTGATGTGAATCAAATCAAAGCTACGGATCCGGCTCTTAAAAAGTTTTTAGGAATCAAATAA
- a CDS encoding TM2 domain-containing protein has protein sequence MENYGYTKTENTGNQQNNIPYRSEKKLPAALLGILVGWLALNKFYLGYTKEGFIQLILNVVTLGAASIIPFIEGILYLFMSDKQFDDTYVYGRKGWL, from the coding sequence ATGGAAAATTACGGCTATACGAAAACAGAAAATACAGGAAATCAGCAAAACAATATTCCATACCGTTCGGAGAAAAAACTTCCGGCTGCTTTATTGGGAATTCTTGTAGGCTGGCTGGCTTTGAATAAATTTTATCTGGGATATACCAAAGAAGGCTTTATTCAGCTGATCCTGAACGTAGTGACTTTGGGTGCAGCTTCCATTATCCCTTTTATTGAAGGTATCCTGTACCTCTTTATGAGTGATAAACAGTTTGACGACACTTATGTTTACGGAAGAAAAGGCTGGTTATAA